From the genome of Aliarcobacter lanthieri:
GAGAAAAAATAAGAAAAAACTCTTCTTTTTGTTCATTTTTTTCAAGAATGAGAAGAGGGTATTTATATACTACTGCATTAGAGCAAGGTTATAATAAAGTAGCATTAGGACACCATTTAGATGATGCAATGGAATCATTTTTTATGAATTTATTTTATAATGGAACAATGAGAACTATGCCACCAATTTATAAAGCTGAAAATGGACTAGAAGTTATAAGACCTTTGATTTTTTGTAGAGAAAGACAATTAAGAGCATTTGCAAATTCAAATGAGATAAGAGTTATTGGAGATGAAGCTTGTCCAGGACTAAGATTTGATGTAAAAATGCCTCATGCAAGAGCTACAACAAAAGAACTTCTAGCAAAACTTGAAGAACAAAATCCAGAAATATTTGTATCTATGAAAAGTGCATTTAAAAATATTCAACTTCCAACATTTTTTTATAAAGATTTAAAAGCTTTAAAACTAGATATTGAAGAAGATAATATATGAAAATTCTAGTATCTTCTTGTCTTTTAGGAGAAGATGTAAGATATAATGGAGCAAATTCTAGTATTGCTCTAAACCCTAAATTCAAATTCTCTTATAAAGAACTTTTTATGGATATTATGTGTGAAAATGAAATTTACTCTATTTGTCCTGAAGTTGCTGGAGGATTATCAATTCCACGAAATAAAGCAGAGATAAAAAGTCATAATAAACCATTTATAGTTATTGATGAATTTAGCAATGATATAACTATAAACTTTCTTTTGGGTGCAAAGAAGGCATTGGATATCTGTAAAGAGAATAATATAAAAGTTGCACTTTTAAAATCAAAATCTCCTTCTTGTGGAAATAGTAAAGTTTATGATGGAAATTTTAATGGTAATTTAATAGATGAAAAAGGACTAACAGCAAGATTACTAGAAGAAAATGGTATAAAAGTATTTAATGAATCTGAATTAGATAATCTAAAAAAATTTATAAAAAATAGAGCATAATTTAAGCTCTATTTTTATTTTAAGCTTTAATATCTAAAAGCCTTTCCATTGCAACTTCTTGAATTTCAATACTTTTTGCATTTGCACTATACGCTATAATCGCTGGTATTTGTTCTACCATTTCACTTGCTATATCAGAAGCTGCAGCAGAAAAATCACTATCAGCAACAGTATTAGCAACCTGCGCAATATTAGAAGCCTGTTCTTGTATTTGTAAACCAGCACCTAACATAGCACCAAGATTATTATCTATTCTCATTTTCTATTCCTTCTTGTAAACTCTGTAAAAGTAATTTATTTAAATTAGATCTTTGAGCAATTGAACTATCAGCTTGACTCAAGCCTTCTGGTGCAGCAGCTGCTTTTTTAAGTTCATCTAGCTTTTGTATAGCAGCTGATTCATCTTTTGGTATTGAAGTATCTAATCTAACACTTCCTCCAATAGCATATAACTTTCCATCTGGTCCAACTTGATAATCATAATTTACTGGTGTAGTTGTTGTAGCTAAGCTAGCATGTAATTGTTCATGAGCTTTTACTTCACTATCTCTATTTTGAAATCTATTTAAAACTCTTTGATAATCTCTTTCATCATAATTTTTATCTAAATTATTTATGTCATTATTACTATTTTGTATAGATTTTTCAAATTCTTTCTTATCTATACTAGATAATTGACTATTTTTTAAAGCAAGTTGTGAATATATTAGTGAAGTACTCAAATAATCATTTTGTATATCCATACTTACCTCCATTATATAAACTTTTTTATTATATCAAAAAAAATAAAAAAGTAAGGTAAACTTAAAATTGAGAAACTTTATAGTAGAATTGCTAAGATTTTTTAAAATAGA
Proteins encoded in this window:
- a CDS encoding tRNA 2-thiocytidine biosynthesis TtcA family protein, with the translated sequence MIELSKKISTTIGRTNAEYGLIKDGDRILVGFSGGKDSLTLIHALNRIKKVAPYKFDFKAVTVTYGMGEQIEFLSNHCKEHGIDHEIINTQIFDLAGEKIRKNSSFCSFFSRMRRGYLYTTALEQGYNKVALGHHLDDAMESFFMNLFYNGTMRTMPPIYKAENGLEVIRPLIFCRERQLRAFANSNEIRVIGDEACPGLRFDVKMPHARATTKELLAKLEEQNPEIFVSMKSAFKNIQLPTFFYKDLKALKLDIEEDNI
- a CDS encoding DUF523 domain-containing protein, which encodes MKILVSSCLLGEDVRYNGANSSIALNPKFKFSYKELFMDIMCENEIYSICPEVAGGLSIPRNKAEIKSHNKPFIVIDEFSNDITINFLLGAKKALDICKENNIKVALLKSKSPSCGNSKVYDGNFNGNLIDEKGLTARLLEENGIKVFNESELDNLKKFIKNRA
- a CDS encoding putative metalloprotease CJM1_0395 family protein yields the protein MDIQNDYLSTSLIYSQLALKNSQLSSIDKKEFEKSIQNSNNDINNLDKNYDERDYQRVLNRFQNRDSEVKAHEQLHASLATTTTPVNYDYQVGPDGKLYAIGGSVRLDTSIPKDESAAIQKLDELKKAAAAPEGLSQADSSIAQRSNLNKLLLQSLQEGIENENR